Sequence from the bacterium genome:
GTACCCCAGAGAACCCCTGCGCGGCGCCGTGCGCCGGGCACACCACTACGGACTCTACGACCTCGACCGCGTCGAGAGTCTGCTCCTGCGCCTCATCGCCGAGGACTATTTCCAACTCGACCCCGACGGAGACGATGATGACTGAAGAGCTCGAACAACTCCTCAAAAGCCTCCATCTGAAGAAGATCCGCGAGATCGGCGACGAGGAGATCCGGCGCGCCGAGAAGCAGCAGATCACCTACCACGAATTCCTCCTGCGCCTGATGCGACCCCAGTGGCATGCCAAACAGGAGCAGGCTCTCGCGTGGCGCATCAAGCGCGCCTGTCTGCCCGAGCTCTGGACCCTGGAGAGCTTTCCCTACAAGAAACAGCCCGGCGTCAACCGCCGCGTGATCCGCACCCTCGCCGAGCTCGATTTCATTGCCAAGGCCGAGAACATCGTCTTCATCGGTCCCACCGGCGTCGGCAAGACCGGACTCGCTTCGGGCCTGCTCTTGAAAGCCCTCCAGAACGGCTACCGCGGTCAATTCCTCCGCGCCCAGGATCTCTTCGACGACATGTACGCGTCGCTGGCCGACCACTCCTCTCGCAAGCTCATCAACCGCCTCGCACGACTCGATCTGCTGGTCATCGATGAGATGGGATATCTCAACCTCAAGCCCGAGCAGAGCAACATCTTCTTCAAGCTCATGGAGGAGCGGTACAACCGACGTGCCACCCTCATCACCACCAACCTCGACTACGACGAGTGGCATCACTTCCTTGGCCGGCAGCCCATGGTCGAGGCACTGCTGTCTCGGCTGCGCCATCACTGCCACACACTGAAAATTGACGGGCCGTCATTGCGGGAGCCTCAAGGATGAGACTACCTGCCGATGTCAACGAATGGTGGGTCTTCGACCCCACCATGGATCGCCAGCAGTACGTACGTCAGACCCTCGAGGAATATCGCACCACGCCCACGGCTTGCGGGCAAGTACGCCGTGCCGATCACGATCTCGCTGTACGCCTCTACCAGAAGATGGTCCCGTTCACCGCGGTCGAGGGCGCCTTCGTCCTCGCCACAGCGCGAAGAACCTCACGCGATCCGCAACGCCACCCTCTTGCCCCCATCGGCTCCTTGCGTTACTTCCTGCCCATCATCCGCGAGATCCTCGACAAGCCGGTCGATCCCGGCGAGATCAGCTATCTCTGGCTGAAGATGCAAGGCAGGCTCTGAGCCCGCCTCCATCATGCCCACCTGCGGCGCCCTCGAAAGACGGGGGTGCCGCCCCAACACACACGTACATGATCGGCCGGTTTCCGGCCGATCATCCTGCTCCGAAGCGACGCCGACCCGCGCCGA
This genomic interval carries:
- a CDS encoding ATP-binding protein; the protein is MTEELEQLLKSLHLKKIREIGDEEIRRAEKQQITYHEFLLRLMRPQWHAKQEQALAWRIKRACLPELWTLESFPYKKQPGVNRRVIRTLAELDFIAKAENIVFIGPTGVGKTGLASGLLLKALQNGYRGQFLRAQDLFDDMYASLADHSSRKLINRLARLDLLVIDEMGYLNLKPEQSNIFFKLMEERYNRRATLITTNLDYDEWHHFLGRQPMVEALLSRLRHHCHTLKIDGPSLREPQG